The proteins below are encoded in one region of Eulemur rufifrons isolate Redbay chromosome 2, OSU_ERuf_1, whole genome shotgun sequence:
- the MCOLN1 gene encoding mucolipin-1 — protein MAAPAGRRGSETERLLTPNPGYGTQVGASPAPLTPPEEEDLRRRLKYFFMSPCDKFRAKGRKPCKLMLQVVKILVVTVQLILFGLSNQLAVTFREENTIAFRHLFLLGYSDGADDTFAAYTREQLYQAIFHAVDQYLMLPDVSLGRYAYVRGGGGPWANGSALALCQRYYRHGHVDPANDTFDIDPMVVTECILVDPPERPPPPPSDDLALLDGSSSYKNLTLKFHKLINVTIRFQLKTINLQSLINNEIPDCYTFSVLITFDNKAHSGRVPISLETQAHIQECKHPSVFRHGDNSFRLLFDVVVILTCSLSFLLCARSLLRGFLLQNEFVGFMWRHRGRVIGLWERLEFVNGWYILLVTSDVLTISGTIMKIGIEAKNLASYDVCSILLGTSTLLVWVGVIRYLTFFHKYNILIATLRVALPSVMRFCCCVAVIYLGYCFCGWIVLGPYHVKFRSLSMVSECLFSLINGDDMFVTFAAMQAQQGRSSLVWLFSQLYLYSFISLFIYMVLSLFIALITGAYDTIKHPGGSGAEMSELQAYIAQCQDSPTSGKFRRGSGSACSLLCCCGRDTTEEHSLLVN, from the exons AGACTGAGCGGCTTCTGACCCCCAACCCTGGATATGGGACCCAGGTGGGGGCTTCACCGGCCCCTCTGACCCCCCCAGAAGAGGAAGATCTCCGTCGTCGCCTCAAGTACTTTTTCATGAGTCCCTGTGACAAGTTTCGAGCCAAGGGCCGCAAGCCCTGCAAACTGATGCTGCAGGTGGTAAAGATCTTGGTGGTCACTGTGCAG CTCATCCTGTTCGGGCTTAGCAATCAGCTAGCAGTGACattcagagaagaaaacaccATTGCCTTTCGACACCTCTTCCTGCTGGGCTACTCAGATGGGGCAGATGACACCTTTGCTGCCTACACGCGGGAACAGCTCTACCAAGCCATTTTCCACGCCGTGGACCAG TACCTGATGCTGCCTGATGTGTCGCTGGGCCGGTATGCCTACGtccggggtgggggtggccctTGGGCCAATGGCTCGGCGCTGGCTCTCTGCCAGAGGTACTACCGCCATGGCCACGTGGACCCAGCCAATGATACCTTTGACATTGACCCGATGGTGGTCACTG AGTGCATCCTGGTGGACCCCCCCGAgcggccccccccaccccccagtgaTGATCTCGCCCTCTTGGATGGCAGCTCCAGTTACAAGAACCTCACGCTCAAATTCCACAA GCTGATCAACGTCACCATCCGCTTCCAGCTGAAGACCATCAACCTGCAAAGCCTCATCAACAATGAGATCCCAGACTGCTACACCTTCAGTGTCCTG aTCACATTTGACAATAAAGCGCACAGTGGGCGTGTCCCCATCAGCCTGGAGACCCAGGCCCACATCCAGGAGTGTAAGCACCCCAGTGTCTTCAGGCACG GAGACAACAGCTTCCGGCTCCTGTTTGACGTGGTCGTCATCCTCACCTGCTCGTTGTCCTTCCTGCTGTGTGCACGCTCGCTGCTGCGTGGCTTCCTACTGCAGAAC GAGTTCGTTGGGTTCATGTGGCGGCATCGGGGACGGGTGATCGGCCTGTGGGAGCGGCTGGAATTCGTCAACGGCTGGTACATCCTGCTGGTCACCAGCGATGTGCTCACCATCTCGGGCACCATCATGAAGATTGGCATCGAGGCCAAG AACCTGGCGAGCTACGACGTCTGCAGCATCCTCCTGGGCACCTCGACGCTGCTCGTCTGGGTCGGTGTCATCCGCTATCTGACCTTCTTCCACAAGTACAAT ATTCTCATTGCCACACTGCGGGTGGCCCTGCCCAGCGTCATGCGCTTCTGCTGCTGTGTGGCCGTCATCTACCTGGGCTATTGCTTCTGTGGCTGGATTGTGTTGGGGCCCTATCACGTGAAG TTCCGCTCACTGTCCATGGTGTCGGAGTGTCTGTTCTCGCTCATCAACGGGGACGACATGTTCGTGACATTCGCGGCGATGCAGGCACAGCAGGGCCGCAGCAGCCTGGTCTGGCTCTTCTCCCAGCTCTACCTCTACTCCTTCATCAGCCTCTTCATCTACATGGTGCTCAGCCTGTTCATCGCGCTCATCACCGGCGCCTACGACACCATCAAG CACCCGGGGGGCTCAGGCGCAGAGATGAGCGAGCTCCAGGCCTACATCGCGCAGTGCCAGGACAGCCCCACCTCGGGCAAGTTCCGCCGGGGGAGCGGCTCAGCCTGCAGCCTCCTCTGCTGCTGTGGCAG GGACACCACGGAAGAGCATTCGCTGCTGGTGAATTGA
- the PNPLA6 gene encoding patatin-like phospholipase domain-containing protein 6 isoform X1, translated as MEAPLQTGMMETPRTRLATNSSGAKVTERDGARDVPAPGEGSAGRVCGAQPVPFVPQVLGVMIGAGVAVLVTAVLILLVVRRLRVPKTPASEGPRYRFRKRDKVLFYGRKIMRKVSQSTSSLVDASVCTTSRPRMKKKLKMLNIAKKILRIQKEAPTLQRKEPPPAVLEADLTEGDLANSHLPSEVLYMLKNVRVLGHFEKPLFLELCRHMVFQRLSQGDYVLRPGQPDASIYVVQDGLLELCLPGPDGKECVVKEVVPGDSVNSLLSILDVITGHQHPQRTVSARAARDSTVLRLPVEAFSAVFTKYPESLVRVVQIIMVRLQRVTFLALHNYLGLTNELFSHEIQPLRLFPSPGLPTRTSPVRGSKRVVGTSATEEPRETPGRPPDPTGAPLPGPTGDPVKPTSLEAPSAPLLSRCISMPVDISGLQGGPRSDFDMAYERGRISVSLQEEASGGPQAAPARTPTQEPREQPAGACEYSYCEDESATGGCPFGPYQGRQTSSIFEAAKRELAKLMRIEDPSLLNSRVLLHHAKGGTIIARQGDQDVSLHFVLWGCLHVYQRMIDKAEDVCLFVAQPGELVGQLAVLTGEPLIFTLRAQRDCTFLRISKSDFYEIMRAQPSVVLSAAHTVAARMSPFVRQMDFAIDWTAVEAGRALYRQGDRSDCTYIVLNGRLRSVIQRGSGKKELVGEYGRGDLIGVVEALTRQPRATTVHAVRDTELAKLPEGTLGHIKRRYPQVVTRLIHLLSQKILGNLQQLQGPFPAGSGLGVPPHSELTNPASNLATVAVLPVCAEVPMVAFTLELQHALQAIGPTLLLNSDIIRARLGASALDSIQEFRLSGWLAQQEDAHRIVLYQTDASLTPWTVRCLRQADCILIVGLGDQEPTLGQLEQMLENTAVRALKQLVLLHREEGPGPTRTVEWLNMRSWCSGHLHLRCPRRLFSRRSPAKLHELYEKVFSRRADRHSDFSRLARVLTGNTIALVLGGGGARGCSHIGVLKALEEAGVPVDLVGGTSIGSFIGALYAEERSASRTKQRAREWAKRMTSVLEPVLDLTYPVTSMFTGSAFNRSIHRVFQDKQIEDLWLPYFNVTTDITASAMRVHKDGSLWRYVRASMTLSGYLPPLCDPKDGHLLMDGGYINNLPADIARSMGAKTVIAIDVGSQDETDLSTYGDSLSGWWLLWKRLNPWADKVKVPDMAEIQSRLAYVSCVRQLEVVKSSSYCEYLRPPIDCFKTMDFGKFDQIYDVGYQYGKAVFGGWSRGDVIEKMLTDRRSADLNESRRADVLAFPSSGFTDLAEIVSRIEPPTSYVSDGCADGEESDCLTEYEEDAGPDCSRDEGGSPEGASPSTASEMEEEKSVLRHRRCLPPEPPSPASDT; from the exons ATGGAGGCCCCGCTGCAAACAGGAATG ATGGAGACACCGAGGACCCGGCTGGCTACGAACTCCTCGGGGGCGAAGGTGACGGAGAGGGATGGGGCTCGGGACGTCCCGGCCCCCGGGGAGGGCTCGGCGGGACGGGTGTGCGGTGCACAGCCAGTGCCGTTCGTCCCCCAGGTGCTGGGCGTGATGATCGGGGCCGGAGTGGCGGTGCTGGTCACCGCCGTGCTCATCCTCCTGGTGGTGCGGAGGCTGCGAGTGCCGA AAACTCCTGCCTCGGAGGGCCCCCGGTATCGGTTCCGGAAGAGGGACAAAGTGCTTTTCTATGGCCGGAAGATTATGCGGAAG GTGTCACAATCCACTTCCTCCCTGGTGGATGCCTCTGTCTGCACCACTTCTCGGCCACGCATGAAGAAGAAACTTAAGATGCTCAACATTGCCAAGAA gaTCTTGCGCATCCAGAAAGAGGCTCCCACGCTGCAGCGAAAAGAGCCCCCACCTGCGGTACTGGAGGCTGACCTGACAGAGGGCGACCTGGCCAACTCTCACCTGCCCTCCGAGGTCCTCTACATGCTCAAGAACGTCCG GGTTCTGGGCCACTTTGAGAAGCCGCTTTTCCTGGAGCTCTGCCGCCACATGGTCTTCCAGCGACTCAGCCAGGGTGACTACGTTCTCCGGCCGGGTCAGCCGGATGCCAGCATCTACGTGGTGCAGGATGGGCTGCTGGAACTCTGCCTGCCAGGGCCC GATGGGAAGGAGTGTGTAGTGAAGGAAGTGGTCCCCGGGGACAGTGTCAACAGCCTCCTGAGCATCCTGGATGTCATCACT ggtcaCCAGCATCCCCAGCGTACTGTGTCTGCCCGTGCAGCCCGTGATTCCACGGTGCTGCGGCTGCCGGTAGAGGCCTTCTCCGCAGTCTTCACCAAGTACCCGGAGAGCTTGGTGCGGGTTGTGCAG ATCATCATGGTGAGGCTGCAGCGAGTCACTTTCTTGGCGCTTCACAACTACCTGGGTCTCACCAATGAACTCTTCAGCCAC GAGATCCAGCCCCTGCGCCTGTTCCCTAGCCCCGGCCTCCCAACACGCACCAGCCCTGTGCGGGGCTCCAAGCGGGTGGTTGGCACCTCAGCTACAGAGGAGCCGAGGGAGACCCCCGGTCGGCCGCCTGACCCCACTGGGGCCCCACTGCCTGGACCAACAG GGGACCCTGTGAAGCCCACGTCCCTAGAAGCCCCCTCGGCCCCTCTGCTGAGCCGCTGCATCTCCATGCCAGTGGACATCTCAG GCTTGCAGGGCGGCCCCCGCTCTGACTTTGACATGGCGTATGAGCGTGGTCGCATCTCCGTGTCACTGCAAGAAGAGGCCTCCGGGggcccccaggcagccccagctcGG ACGCCCACGCAGGAGCCCCGCGAGCAGCCGGCGGGCGCCTGCGAGTACAGCTACTGTGAGGATGAGTCGGCCACCGGGGGCTGCCCCTTCGGGCCCTACCAGGGCCGCCAGACCAGCAGCATCTTCGAGGCGGCGAAGCGGGAGCTGGCCAAGCTGATGAGGATTGAG GACCCTTCCCTCCTGAACAGCCGAGTCTTGCTGCACCACGCCAAAGGCGGCACCATCATTGCCCGCCAGGGGGACCAG GACGTGAGCCTGCACTTCGTGCTCTGGGGCTGCCTGCACGTGTACCAGCGCATGATCGACAAGGCGGAGGACGTGTGCCTGTTCGTGGCGCAGCCCGGGGAGTTGGTGGGGCAGCTGGCGGTGCTCACGGGCGAACCCCTCATCTTCACGCTGCGTGCCCAGCGCGACTGCACCTTCCTGCGGATCTCCAAATCTGACTTCTATGA GATCATGCGCGCACAGCCTAGTGTGGTGTTGAGCGCGGCGCACACAGTGGCTGCCAGGATGTCGCCCTTCGTGCGCCAAATGGACTTTGCCATCGACTGGACGGCAGTGGAGGCGGGACGTGCGCTCTACAG GCAGGGCGACCGCTCCGACTGCACCTACATCGTGCTCAATGGGCGGCTGCGCAGTGTTATTCAGCGCGGCAGCGGCAAGAAGGAGCTGGTGGGCGAGTATGGCCGCGGGGACCTCATCGGAGTG GTGGAGGCGCTGACCCGGCAGCCGCGAGCCACAACGGTGCACGCGGTGCGCGACACGGAGCTGgctaagctccctgagggcaccTTGGGCCACATCAAACGTCGGTACCCGCAG GTCGTGACCCGCCTCATCCACCTGCTGAGCCAGAAAATTTTAGGGAATTTGCAGCAGCTGCAAGGACCTTTCCCAG CAGGCTCGGGGCTGGGTGTCCCACCACACTCGGAACTCACCAACCCCGCCAGCAACCTGGCAACGGTGGCAGTCCTGCCTGTGTGTGCTGAGGTGCCCATGGTGGCCTTCACCCTGGAGCTGCAGCACGCTCTGCAAGCCATCG GTCCCACGCTCCTCCTCAACAGTGACATCATCCGGGCACGCCTGGGGGCCTCTGCACTGGATAG CATCCAAGAGTTCCGGCTGTCAGGGTGGCTGGCCCAGCAGGAGGATGCGCACCGCATCGTGCTGTACCAGACGGACGCATCCCTGACGCCCTGGACCGTGCGCTGCCTGCGCCAGGCTGACTGCATCCTCATCGTGGGCCTGGGTGACCAGGAGCCCACTCTCGGCCAG CTGGAGCAGATGCTGGAAAACACGGCTGTGCGCGCCCTCAAGCAACTGGTCCTGCTGCACCGTGAGGAGGGCCCGGGCCCCACGCGCACGGTGGAGTGGCTCAACATGCGCAGCTGGTGCTCGGGCCACCTGCATCTGCGCTGCCCACGCCGCCTCTTCTCGCGCCGCAGCCCAGCCAAGCTG cACGAGCTCTACGAGAAGGTCTTCTCCAGGCGCGCCGACCGGCACAGCGACTTCTCCCGCTTGGCGAGGGTGCTCACCGGGAACACTATCGCCCTGGtgctgggcgggggcggggccag GGGCTGCTCACATATTGGGGTGCTGAAGGCATTAGAAGAGGCAGGGGTCCCCGTGGACCTGGTGGGCGGCACGTCCATCGGCTCGTTCATCGGGGCCTTGTACGCAGAGGAGCGCAGCGCCAGCCGCACCAAGCAACGGGCCCGGGAGTGGGCCAAG AGAATGACTTCGGTGCTGGAGCCCGTGTTGGATCTCACGTACCCTGTCACCTCCATGTTTACTGGCTCGGCCTTTAACCGCAGCATCCACCGCGTCTTCCAGGATAAGCAGATTGAG GACCTATGGCTGCCATATTTCAACGTGACCACAGACATCACGGCCTCAGCCATGCGCGTCCACAAAGATG GTTCCCTGTGGAGGTATGTGCGTGCCAGCATGACGCTCTCGGGCTACCTGCCCCCACTATGCGACCCAAAGGACGGGCACCTCCTCATGGACGGCGGCTACATCAACAACCTGCCAG CGGACATCGCCCGCAGCATGGGCGCCAAGACGGTCATCGCCATTGACGTGGGGAGCCAGGACGAGACGGACCTCAGCACCTACGGGGACAGCCTGTCCGGCTGGTGGCTGCTGTGGAAGCGGCTAAACCCCTGGGCGGACAAGGTGAAAGTTCCAGACATGGCCGAGATCCAGTCCCGTCTAGCCTACGTGTCCTGCGTGCGGCAGCTGGAAGTCGTCAAGTCCAGCTCCTACTGCGAGTACCTGCGCCCGCCCATCGACTGCTTCAAGACCATGGACTTCGGGAAGTTCGACCAGATCTAT GATGTGGGCTACCAATATGGGAAGGCCGTGTTCGGAGGCTGGAGTCGGGGTGATGTCATTGAGAAAATGCTCACAGACCGGCGATCTGCGGACCTTAACGAGAGCCGCCGTGCAGAT GTACTTGCCTTCCCAAGCTCTGGCTTCACCGACTTGGCAGAGATCGTGTCCCGGATCGAGCCCCCCACAAGCTATGTCTCCGACGGCTGCGCTGATG GGGAGGAATCGGATTGCCTGACGGAGTACGAGGAGGATGCGGGACCCGACTGCTCCAGGGACGAAGGGGGCTCCCCCGAGGGTGCGAGCCCCAGCACCGCCTCCGAGATG GAAGAGGAGAAGTCGGTTCTCCGGCACCGGCGCTGTCTGCCCCCGgagcctcccagcccagcctcagacACCTGA
- the PNPLA6 gene encoding patatin-like phospholipase domain-containing protein 6 isoform X2, with translation MQMETPRTRLATNSSGAKVTERDGARDVPAPGEGSAGRVCGAQPVPFVPQVLGVMIGAGVAVLVTAVLILLVVRRLRVPKTPASEGPRYRFRKRDKVLFYGRKIMRKVSQSTSSLVDASVCTTSRPRMKKKLKMLNIAKKILRIQKEAPTLQRKEPPPAVLEADLTEGDLANSHLPSEVLYMLKNVRVLGHFEKPLFLELCRHMVFQRLSQGDYVLRPGQPDASIYVVQDGLLELCLPGPDGKECVVKEVVPGDSVNSLLSILDVITGHQHPQRTVSARAARDSTVLRLPVEAFSAVFTKYPESLVRVVQIIMVRLQRVTFLALHNYLGLTNELFSHEIQPLRLFPSPGLPTRTSPVRGSKRVVGTSATEEPRETPGRPPDPTGAPLPGPTGDPVKPTSLEAPSAPLLSRCISMPVDISGLQGGPRSDFDMAYERGRISVSLQEEASGGPQAAPARTPTQEPREQPAGACEYSYCEDESATGGCPFGPYQGRQTSSIFEAAKRELAKLMRIEDPSLLNSRVLLHHAKGGTIIARQGDQDVSLHFVLWGCLHVYQRMIDKAEDVCLFVAQPGELVGQLAVLTGEPLIFTLRAQRDCTFLRISKSDFYEIMRAQPSVVLSAAHTVAARMSPFVRQMDFAIDWTAVEAGRALYRQGDRSDCTYIVLNGRLRSVIQRGSGKKELVGEYGRGDLIGVVEALTRQPRATTVHAVRDTELAKLPEGTLGHIKRRYPQVVTRLIHLLSQKILGNLQQLQGPFPGSGLGVPPHSELTNPASNLATVAVLPVCAEVPMVAFTLELQHALQAIGPTLLLNSDIIRARLGASALDSIQEFRLSGWLAQQEDAHRIVLYQTDASLTPWTVRCLRQADCILIVGLGDQEPTLGQLEQMLENTAVRALKQLVLLHREEGPGPTRTVEWLNMRSWCSGHLHLRCPRRLFSRRSPAKLHELYEKVFSRRADRHSDFSRLARVLTGNTIALVLGGGGARGCSHIGVLKALEEAGVPVDLVGGTSIGSFIGALYAEERSASRTKQRAREWAKRMTSVLEPVLDLTYPVTSMFTGSAFNRSIHRVFQDKQIEDLWLPYFNVTTDITASAMRVHKDGSLWRYVRASMTLSGYLPPLCDPKDGHLLMDGGYINNLPADIARSMGAKTVIAIDVGSQDETDLSTYGDSLSGWWLLWKRLNPWADKVKVPDMAEIQSRLAYVSCVRQLEVVKSSSYCEYLRPPIDCFKTMDFGKFDQIYDVGYQYGKAVFGGWSRGDVIEKMLTDRRSADLNESRRADVLAFPSSGFTDLAEIVSRIEPPTSYVSDGCADGEESDCLTEYEEDAGPDCSRDEGGSPEGASPSTASEMEEEKSVLRHRRCLPPEPPSPASDT, from the exons ATGCAGATGGAGACACCGAGGACCCGGCTGGCTACGAACTCCTCGGGGGCGAAGGTGACGGAGAGGGATGGGGCTCGGGACGTCCCGGCCCCCGGGGAGGGCTCGGCGGGACGGGTGTGCGGTGCACAGCCAGTGCCGTTCGTCCCCCAGGTGCTGGGCGTGATGATCGGGGCCGGAGTGGCGGTGCTGGTCACCGCCGTGCTCATCCTCCTGGTGGTGCGGAGGCTGCGAGTGCCGA AAACTCCTGCCTCGGAGGGCCCCCGGTATCGGTTCCGGAAGAGGGACAAAGTGCTTTTCTATGGCCGGAAGATTATGCGGAAG GTGTCACAATCCACTTCCTCCCTGGTGGATGCCTCTGTCTGCACCACTTCTCGGCCACGCATGAAGAAGAAACTTAAGATGCTCAACATTGCCAAGAA gaTCTTGCGCATCCAGAAAGAGGCTCCCACGCTGCAGCGAAAAGAGCCCCCACCTGCGGTACTGGAGGCTGACCTGACAGAGGGCGACCTGGCCAACTCTCACCTGCCCTCCGAGGTCCTCTACATGCTCAAGAACGTCCG GGTTCTGGGCCACTTTGAGAAGCCGCTTTTCCTGGAGCTCTGCCGCCACATGGTCTTCCAGCGACTCAGCCAGGGTGACTACGTTCTCCGGCCGGGTCAGCCGGATGCCAGCATCTACGTGGTGCAGGATGGGCTGCTGGAACTCTGCCTGCCAGGGCCC GATGGGAAGGAGTGTGTAGTGAAGGAAGTGGTCCCCGGGGACAGTGTCAACAGCCTCCTGAGCATCCTGGATGTCATCACT ggtcaCCAGCATCCCCAGCGTACTGTGTCTGCCCGTGCAGCCCGTGATTCCACGGTGCTGCGGCTGCCGGTAGAGGCCTTCTCCGCAGTCTTCACCAAGTACCCGGAGAGCTTGGTGCGGGTTGTGCAG ATCATCATGGTGAGGCTGCAGCGAGTCACTTTCTTGGCGCTTCACAACTACCTGGGTCTCACCAATGAACTCTTCAGCCAC GAGATCCAGCCCCTGCGCCTGTTCCCTAGCCCCGGCCTCCCAACACGCACCAGCCCTGTGCGGGGCTCCAAGCGGGTGGTTGGCACCTCAGCTACAGAGGAGCCGAGGGAGACCCCCGGTCGGCCGCCTGACCCCACTGGGGCCCCACTGCCTGGACCAACAG GGGACCCTGTGAAGCCCACGTCCCTAGAAGCCCCCTCGGCCCCTCTGCTGAGCCGCTGCATCTCCATGCCAGTGGACATCTCAG GCTTGCAGGGCGGCCCCCGCTCTGACTTTGACATGGCGTATGAGCGTGGTCGCATCTCCGTGTCACTGCAAGAAGAGGCCTCCGGGggcccccaggcagccccagctcGG ACGCCCACGCAGGAGCCCCGCGAGCAGCCGGCGGGCGCCTGCGAGTACAGCTACTGTGAGGATGAGTCGGCCACCGGGGGCTGCCCCTTCGGGCCCTACCAGGGCCGCCAGACCAGCAGCATCTTCGAGGCGGCGAAGCGGGAGCTGGCCAAGCTGATGAGGATTGAG GACCCTTCCCTCCTGAACAGCCGAGTCTTGCTGCACCACGCCAAAGGCGGCACCATCATTGCCCGCCAGGGGGACCAG GACGTGAGCCTGCACTTCGTGCTCTGGGGCTGCCTGCACGTGTACCAGCGCATGATCGACAAGGCGGAGGACGTGTGCCTGTTCGTGGCGCAGCCCGGGGAGTTGGTGGGGCAGCTGGCGGTGCTCACGGGCGAACCCCTCATCTTCACGCTGCGTGCCCAGCGCGACTGCACCTTCCTGCGGATCTCCAAATCTGACTTCTATGA GATCATGCGCGCACAGCCTAGTGTGGTGTTGAGCGCGGCGCACACAGTGGCTGCCAGGATGTCGCCCTTCGTGCGCCAAATGGACTTTGCCATCGACTGGACGGCAGTGGAGGCGGGACGTGCGCTCTACAG GCAGGGCGACCGCTCCGACTGCACCTACATCGTGCTCAATGGGCGGCTGCGCAGTGTTATTCAGCGCGGCAGCGGCAAGAAGGAGCTGGTGGGCGAGTATGGCCGCGGGGACCTCATCGGAGTG GTGGAGGCGCTGACCCGGCAGCCGCGAGCCACAACGGTGCACGCGGTGCGCGACACGGAGCTGgctaagctccctgagggcaccTTGGGCCACATCAAACGTCGGTACCCGCAG GTCGTGACCCGCCTCATCCACCTGCTGAGCCAGAAAATTTTAGGGAATTTGCAGCAGCTGCAAGGACCTTTCCCAG GCTCGGGGCTGGGTGTCCCACCACACTCGGAACTCACCAACCCCGCCAGCAACCTGGCAACGGTGGCAGTCCTGCCTGTGTGTGCTGAGGTGCCCATGGTGGCCTTCACCCTGGAGCTGCAGCACGCTCTGCAAGCCATCG GTCCCACGCTCCTCCTCAACAGTGACATCATCCGGGCACGCCTGGGGGCCTCTGCACTGGATAG CATCCAAGAGTTCCGGCTGTCAGGGTGGCTGGCCCAGCAGGAGGATGCGCACCGCATCGTGCTGTACCAGACGGACGCATCCCTGACGCCCTGGACCGTGCGCTGCCTGCGCCAGGCTGACTGCATCCTCATCGTGGGCCTGGGTGACCAGGAGCCCACTCTCGGCCAG CTGGAGCAGATGCTGGAAAACACGGCTGTGCGCGCCCTCAAGCAACTGGTCCTGCTGCACCGTGAGGAGGGCCCGGGCCCCACGCGCACGGTGGAGTGGCTCAACATGCGCAGCTGGTGCTCGGGCCACCTGCATCTGCGCTGCCCACGCCGCCTCTTCTCGCGCCGCAGCCCAGCCAAGCTG cACGAGCTCTACGAGAAGGTCTTCTCCAGGCGCGCCGACCGGCACAGCGACTTCTCCCGCTTGGCGAGGGTGCTCACCGGGAACACTATCGCCCTGGtgctgggcgggggcggggccag GGGCTGCTCACATATTGGGGTGCTGAAGGCATTAGAAGAGGCAGGGGTCCCCGTGGACCTGGTGGGCGGCACGTCCATCGGCTCGTTCATCGGGGCCTTGTACGCAGAGGAGCGCAGCGCCAGCCGCACCAAGCAACGGGCCCGGGAGTGGGCCAAG AGAATGACTTCGGTGCTGGAGCCCGTGTTGGATCTCACGTACCCTGTCACCTCCATGTTTACTGGCTCGGCCTTTAACCGCAGCATCCACCGCGTCTTCCAGGATAAGCAGATTGAG GACCTATGGCTGCCATATTTCAACGTGACCACAGACATCACGGCCTCAGCCATGCGCGTCCACAAAGATG GTTCCCTGTGGAGGTATGTGCGTGCCAGCATGACGCTCTCGGGCTACCTGCCCCCACTATGCGACCCAAAGGACGGGCACCTCCTCATGGACGGCGGCTACATCAACAACCTGCCAG CGGACATCGCCCGCAGCATGGGCGCCAAGACGGTCATCGCCATTGACGTGGGGAGCCAGGACGAGACGGACCTCAGCACCTACGGGGACAGCCTGTCCGGCTGGTGGCTGCTGTGGAAGCGGCTAAACCCCTGGGCGGACAAGGTGAAAGTTCCAGACATGGCCGAGATCCAGTCCCGTCTAGCCTACGTGTCCTGCGTGCGGCAGCTGGAAGTCGTCAAGTCCAGCTCCTACTGCGAGTACCTGCGCCCGCCCATCGACTGCTTCAAGACCATGGACTTCGGGAAGTTCGACCAGATCTAT GATGTGGGCTACCAATATGGGAAGGCCGTGTTCGGAGGCTGGAGTCGGGGTGATGTCATTGAGAAAATGCTCACAGACCGGCGATCTGCGGACCTTAACGAGAGCCGCCGTGCAGAT GTACTTGCCTTCCCAAGCTCTGGCTTCACCGACTTGGCAGAGATCGTGTCCCGGATCGAGCCCCCCACAAGCTATGTCTCCGACGGCTGCGCTGATG GGGAGGAATCGGATTGCCTGACGGAGTACGAGGAGGATGCGGGACCCGACTGCTCCAGGGACGAAGGGGGCTCCCCCGAGGGTGCGAGCCCCAGCACCGCCTCCGAGATG GAAGAGGAGAAGTCGGTTCTCCGGCACCGGCGCTGTCTGCCCCCGgagcctcccagcccagcctcagacACCTGA